The proteins below come from a single Pedobacter sp. MC2016-14 genomic window:
- the fabG gene encoding 3-oxoacyl-[acyl-carrier-protein] reductase, with product MKLLEGKTALITGASKGIGRKIAEKFAEHGANVAFTYLSSVEKGLALEQELQSFGTKVKGYRSDASKFNEAEQLINDIVAEFGTVDIVVNNAGITKDGLLMRMTEENWDDVMDVNLKSVFNVTKAVSKIMMKARKGSIINMSSVVGVQGNAGQANYAASKAGIIGFSKSVAKELGSRNIRTNVVAPGFIRTEMTDVLDPKVVKGWEDGIPLKRAGETEDVANACLFLASDMSAYVTGQVLSVCGGML from the coding sequence ATGAAACTATTAGAAGGAAAAACGGCACTGATTACTGGTGCTTCTAAAGGAATAGGCCGCAAGATAGCGGAGAAATTTGCTGAACATGGTGCCAATGTTGCATTTACCTACTTATCTTCTGTTGAGAAAGGATTGGCCCTGGAACAGGAATTGCAAAGTTTTGGGACTAAGGTTAAGGGTTACCGTTCTGATGCTTCTAAATTTAATGAAGCGGAGCAACTTATAAACGACATTGTTGCCGAGTTTGGCACCGTAGATATCGTGGTTAACAATGCCGGTATTACTAAGGATGGTTTGCTGATGCGCATGACTGAAGAGAACTGGGACGATGTAATGGACGTTAACCTGAAATCGGTATTTAACGTAACTAAAGCTGTTTCTAAGATTATGATGAAAGCCCGTAAAGGGTCTATCATTAATATGAGTTCGGTTGTTGGTGTACAGGGGAATGCTGGTCAGGCTAATTATGCAGCTTCTAAAGCTGGAATAATTGGTTTCTCTAAGTCTGTAGCTAAGGAACTGGGATCACGTAATATCCGTACCAATGTTGTGGCACCGGGTTTTATCCGTACAGAAATGACTGATGTATTGGATCCTAAAGTTGTAAAAGGCTGGGAAGATGGTATACCGCTAAAACGTGCGGGAGAAACGGAAGATGTAGCAAACGCATGTTTGTTTTTAGCATCTGATATGAGTGCTTATGTAACCGGACAGGTATTATCTGTTTGCGGAGGTATGCTATAG
- a CDS encoding agmatine/peptidylarginine deiminase has product MTSLFDHSPRRAGYRFPAEWEKHEATWLTWPHKEASWPGKIESIYAPYCEFIKVVAQGEKVRINVNDEKTKAFAIGKLQEAGADLAQIEFYFNPSNDAWCRDHGPAFLINPASEQKKVVVDWGYNAWGGKYPPFELDDVIPTRIGDHFNLPVFNPGIVMEGGSVEFNGAGTILTSRACLLNENRNPHLSKEQIEEYLLECYGALQVLWVGDGIVGDDTDGHIDDITRFVNPNTVLTVIESNPLDENYLLLQENLKELKAMRLINGMPLNIVELPMPSPVIHEDTRLPASYANFYIANAAVIVPTFRDVNDSIALEIIQGVFPDRKVVGIDSTDIIWGLGSFHCLSQQEPLV; this is encoded by the coding sequence ATGACGAGTCTGTTTGATCACTCGCCAAGAAGGGCTGGTTACCGTTTTCCGGCTGAATGGGAAAAACATGAGGCTACATGGCTTACATGGCCACATAAGGAAGCTTCCTGGCCTGGTAAAATTGAGAGCATTTATGCGCCTTACTGCGAATTTATTAAAGTAGTAGCACAGGGAGAGAAGGTAAGGATCAATGTTAATGATGAAAAAACCAAGGCATTTGCGATTGGTAAATTACAGGAAGCTGGGGCAGACCTTGCTCAGATTGAGTTTTATTTTAATCCCAGCAACGATGCCTGGTGTCGTGACCATGGGCCGGCATTTTTAATTAATCCGGCTTCGGAGCAAAAGAAGGTGGTTGTAGACTGGGGTTATAATGCATGGGGTGGTAAATATCCTCCATTTGAACTTGATGATGTGATTCCGACTCGGATTGGCGATCATTTCAATTTACCGGTATTCAATCCGGGAATTGTAATGGAAGGAGGATCTGTTGAATTTAATGGCGCAGGTACAATTTTGACGTCAAGGGCTTGTTTGCTTAACGAAAATAGAAATCCACACTTGAGTAAGGAGCAAATTGAGGAATATTTATTGGAATGCTATGGTGCCTTACAGGTGCTTTGGGTTGGTGACGGGATTGTTGGTGACGATACTGATGGTCATATTGATGACATTACCCGTTTTGTTAATCCAAATACCGTTTTAACAGTAATTGAGTCGAATCCCTTGGATGAAAACTATCTGTTACTTCAGGAAAATCTGAAAGAATTAAAAGCAATGCGTTTAATTAACGGTATGCCTTTAAATATCGTAGAATTGCCAATGCCTTCGCCAGTGATCCATGAGGATACACGGTTGCCTGCATCGTATGCCAATTTTTATATTGCAAATGCAGCTGTTATTGTGCCTACGTTTAGAGATGTTAATGATTCAATTGCATTGGAGATTATTCAGGGTGTATTTCCTGATCGTAAGGTAGTTGGCATAGATTCAACAGATATCATCTGGGGATTGGGTAGTTTCCACTGTTTAAGTCAGCAGGAACCCCTCGTATAA
- a CDS encoding murein L,D-transpeptidase family protein yields MKVSVFILSIILAMGNSFTEGGFKKQQMKFERVKVAYQDKWPALQSELKMKGFNPGFKMCIRAFKSEGILELWLQNTDGDKYQLFKSYHFCQHSGLPGPKLREGDRQTPEGFYHIIAFNPQSNFYLSLGINYPNQVDYARSDVNNVKPGSEIYIHGNCVTVGCIPLTDELIKEIYVMAIEARDAGQVEIPVSIFPCKMTDKNLAAHLKYYPRHKAFWEQLQEGYTYFERHKKLPNVIEDKKMGYSFK; encoded by the coding sequence ATGAAAGTTTCAGTATTTATCTTAAGTATCATTCTTGCAATGGGAAATTCATTTACAGAAGGAGGTTTTAAAAAGCAGCAAATGAAATTTGAGCGGGTAAAAGTTGCTTACCAGGATAAATGGCCTGCTTTACAAAGCGAGCTGAAAATGAAAGGCTTTAATCCTGGATTTAAAATGTGTATAAGGGCATTTAAAAGTGAGGGCATTTTGGAGTTGTGGTTGCAAAATACAGACGGAGATAAATACCAACTTTTTAAAAGCTATCATTTTTGCCAGCATTCTGGTTTACCAGGGCCAAAATTAAGAGAGGGAGACAGGCAGACCCCCGAGGGTTTTTATCATATCATAGCATTTAACCCTCAAAGTAATTTTTATTTGTCTCTGGGGATTAACTATCCTAATCAGGTGGATTATGCCAGGAGTGATGTTAATAATGTTAAGCCGGGCAGCGAAATTTATATTCATGGAAATTGTGTAACTGTAGGATGTATTCCATTAACAGACGAATTGATCAAGGAAATTTATGTGATGGCTATTGAGGCCAGGGATGCCGGGCAAGTGGAGATCCCGGTGAGCATATTTCCTTGTAAAATGACGGACAAAAATTTAGCCGCTCATTTAAAATATTATCCCCGGCACAAGGCGTTTTGGGAGCAGTTACAGGAGGGCTACACGTATTTTGAACGGCACAAAAAGTTGCCAAATGTAATAGAGGATAAAAAAATGGGCTACAGCTTTAAATAA
- a CDS encoding septum formation initiator family protein: MNRLLELIRNKYFLIVVAFVVWMLFFDKNDMLSQYEYKSQVNKMQEEKDFYVKEIAHIRKDLDELNTDLKTAEKFAREKYFMKKDNEDVFVIVHEAPKD, translated from the coding sequence ATGAATCGTTTACTCGAATTGATCCGTAACAAATACTTCCTCATTGTAGTGGCTTTCGTTGTATGGATGTTGTTTTTTGACAAAAATGATATGTTATCGCAGTACGAATACAAATCGCAGGTGAATAAGATGCAGGAAGAAAAGGACTTTTATGTGAAAGAGATTGCTCATATCAGAAAGGATCTTGATGAACTGAATACCGATTTAAAAACAGCGGAGAAATTTGCAAGGGAAAAGTATTTCATGAAAAAAGACAATGAGGATGTTTTTGTGATTGTACATGAAGCACCAAAAGATTAA